In Chaetodon trifascialis isolate fChaTrf1 chromosome 8, fChaTrf1.hap1, whole genome shotgun sequence, the DNA window AAAGCGAAAGATACTCAAACTGCTTTTCAtacagcaaagaaaagcagcaaatcatcacatttaagaagctgaaaccagcatttttgcttgaaaaattattgaaaaaaATAGCTGAATATCAGaaatagctgcagattaatTCTCTGTCAATTGACTAAccaattaatcaactaattgttgcACTTCTAAATCTTTATTTAGACCATTTATTTGCACAAATTTACTATGAAAACTAATagaattgctgtttttgtgataAGTTTGGCTCGTTGGACAGTATGAACTGTCTGTTCTCTCCTGTTAGCTTTGCAGTGGCGAGTCTATTTAAGTCTCGCTGACCCGCCATTTTGAGCATACAGGACTTTGCAGACACAAAGTGTACATTACACAATTTGTAGACGCTACAGTTGTAGCTAATGATGCAAGCTAATGTGAGTGATTTATCTAATCAGATAATAATATTCCTCCTCTATTCCTCTTTTATTCCTCGCGCCTGTCTGTTTATTCATGCATCACTGtgtgtatattattattatgactaAATCAACCAACAGATGAGTTACCATGTCTGACTTGacttcttgtttttcagaccGTCCCAGGATCCGCGTCCCCCGTGCCCTCAGATCCCGCTATGTCAAGCAGGTTGGAGCGCAGATCAACCTGGTCTTCCCCTTTATTGTAAGCCAGCACATGCACACCCCGTCAGTTCAGACTACATGTACACTGTAGACCCGACAGACGTTCCACTTTACCTCGCATCCTCTCCCACTCGTCAGGGAAAGCCCAAACCTGCGGTGTCCTGGCTGAAGGACGGTCAGCCTTTGGATACAAAGAGGGTGAACATCAGGAACAGTGACAAAGACAGCATCTTATTCATCCGCAGCGCACAGAGGGAGGACTCCGGTGTTTACGAGATGACTGTGAAGGTGGACAGCTTTGAAGACAAAGCCAGCCTCACCCTTCAGATTGTGGGTGAGTgttcacattcaaacacacacatgaacgcacAAGTGCTTGCGTGCGACGTGTAAATGTTGACTTATTTCAGACCTCCCTGTTGAATCTGCTCAGCTGTTTGCGCATCTTAATGGTTGACTTACTGGTTGTGAGACTTGTGACTTGCTCTGCCAGAAATTCAAAGCACTAGCTAACATATATCACACCTCTAACAATGATGCCCTTTGACCGCAGAGTGTTTGACCCTGCTGTCGGCTGCTGCTGTTAAAATGTGTCGAGGCATTACCGGACAAATGTACGGTGCGCTTACATCTACGTCGGCTCGGAGCAGACGCCTCTCATGTTTTTAGGAACACACTGGTCATTATTTTAATCCTTCATAAATACAGTGTTGTGTCCCCTCAGAGCTGCCCGGCCCTCCTGCCAGCATGAAGCTGGTGGACTCCTGGGGCTTCAACGCTGCTCTGGAATGGACCCCTCCCAAGGATAGTGGCAACACAGAGATCACCGGATACACCATCCAGAAGGCTGACAGGAAAACCGGGGTATGGCAGATGTTCACATACAAAGACATTACACCAATCAAGCTGCCTGACTGTTTGAAGTTGCAGGCATAAACCGGATTAAAGGGCATCAGTGAGAATTCCACCGTAGATAACTGTGGCGTAGTTTACTCCCATCAGAAATTTAACATGAGCTGTGCATGCTGACCGTTTAGCGATATTTTGAGGGGACACGTCAGCTATGGCGAAGCTGCAGAGCCTGCACACATGATATCGCTCCTGAAGGCAGAAGTAGAAGCTTTAAATTCACACAGCATTGCAGGAATGAAGCAGGAAAATGTGAGACTGAAAAATATTCTTTTCAACCAGCAGCCAAGGAGGGTTATTTTGGATGTTGTATTTGTTTATCAGTGGTGACAAGAATCACTTCATTGATCTGATTCACCTGTGCCAGAATACTGGCATCACTTACACCAACTGGACATGGATGTGCATTGAAGTAACGACTGTATTTACTTATTTAAGTAGTATGCAGGTCTGTGCATTATTTAAACCAAGACCCCCATTTTGTCCTACTTACAATATGGGAAAAATGGCCTCTAATCAGAAGGTctggatttgattttttttttctctgtgcttttttcCAAACAGCCCATTTTAAAAGTGCGACTCATAGTTCTGAAAGTTCcctgcagctgtgaaactgaAAACGTGCTAACCTGAAGGTAGCAGACTCTCACTGTTGTGTCTCTGCCTGCAGGAGTGGTTCACAGTGCTGGAGAACTACCACAGGCTAACCGCCACCGTCTCAGACCTCATCATGGGCAACTCGTACTGCTTCAGAGTGTTCGCTCAGAACCAAGTGGGCACCAGTGAGTCCTGCGCCGTCACCAAGGAGGTGGCCACCATCCAGAAGACAGGTGACCTCCTTGATTCACTACTGAATTCTTCAGGGTCAATTTGTGGCGATAATAAAGAGTTTAGTGGCAGGGCTTCAGTACAAGTGGGTACTTATAGTTTAATGAGCTGCATTAAGTCTGTGAgagtcttgtgtgtgtgtgtgagtgtgtgtgtgtgtgtgtgtgtgtgtgtgtgtgtgtgtgtgtgtgtgtgtgtgtgtgtgtgtgtgtgtgtgtgtgtgtgtgtgtgtgtgtgtgtgtgtgtgtgtgtgtgtttaaagggaAGACTGGAGGAGTGGAAATGGCCTTGGCACTACTTAAAGAATAAGTGGGTAGCTCTCTTGGCCCGTGCTCAGCTatcactgaaatacattttaagaGCCTCTGACAACATTAAGAGAGCTGGCAGAGCAaatgtttctcttcctctgtgtgtgtgtgtgtgtgtgtgtgtgtgtgtgtgtgtgtgtgtgcatgtgtgtatgtgtgtgtgtttacacagtatTTACGTGTCTGTGCCCCTGTAAGGAATGTCACATGGTTATGTATGTGAGTGCAAACATGAACACTTTAAACTCTAATGATGAAAGGAACTACGATCTTTGATACACATCGGTATTGCACAAATACAATTATTATTGTGATATTAATTTCAAGCCCGGCCCTGTCAGTGGCATCTGTGCAGATATTCTTCTCCACTTATGAAAGACAGAACTTGTATGCAGGATGTGCTGCACATTAAGAGGTCAGTACACTGGAGATGTTGGATTTTGGGGGCTCTGTATCATCACTTCTTCTTTCCCTTTTAGTCTTAACACaactatttctgtcactttccatGTGAACAACTATGTAGACCACTATGGGTTCCAGGAGAGACTGTCTGGAAATGTGCACCTTTTATCTAGATATTCAAAAGATCAGCACTTCTCTGTGAAGGCTGACTTTGCTCTCCGCTTTCCAATGTGGTCGTTTGGaacatctgacattttatttctgaCGCGGTCGGACGTCATGCCATTCGGAGTAGGTCTGATCCAGAATAAGCCGACCCTTATTCCTGCAAGCCCAGCGGTCCATGCATCTGACTTGATAGCCCGAGGAAAGTTaaactttttgcattttgcttcAGGATGGATAAACCAACCAGGCTGAGATATTGGCAAATATAATGTTATTTAGTGCAGTTTAGTGCAGTGCAGTTCTTAGAGTCAgaaactgcagcacagaaatgccaagtttatttttttcaactgGAATATATCCTGCTGAGTACACATGTTGGTCACAACTGTTTAAAACTACAAATTTAAAGAAGTACAATTTAGGCTTTAATCACACTccatcctgctgctcctgcacaaCCCTGAATTCAAAGAGTTCTCCGCCAGTTTGAAACCACAGGGATGggaagtgtttgtttgttagtttgtttgttttgctagagtcagtgtgacacacacatgatTGTGGCATGAATAAATTACCAGCTTGTCATGATAAGAAATAGTGCACAGAAGGGTCAGACACACATATGACACACTTATAACTGATTCCACTGATATAAACTACAAGAATTGTACAAATACATATTTTCAAAACTTTAAAGCGAGACTGTgtaacttttgaaagaagaaatatcGCATTTTTCCTCGTACAAAAAAGTTGAATTCCTaagaataaaacatgttatTGCTCAATTCAGggtgttgttgctgcagctgtagttggcctggtatgaccagtagctaATGGTGGCTAATGTAAGCTAATGTTATTTCTGTATAACGACCGTTACTGTGTCACTTTGCTTCCCTTACGACTCTTCCCcacttctgcttctgtttcaaTAAGGAGAGATCAATTGCGTATAGTGTATAACAGGACATTTATTGAGGTTGACCTCAGACCCCATCGACATGATGTGTCTTCATTTAGCAGAGGCCGGTGAAGACAGGAGATAGGTGGTATCCCCTGGCGTCTAGATGCTGGAGTGAAGCCAACAGAGGCAAGATGAAACCTCTCAGATCATCCTAAGAGACAAGGTGGTGATGGGGAGGTGGCGAGTTGCGTAATCTTCGTCTGAAAGGCTGAATGATGGCAACACAGTGATATTTAAAGAACAGCATCTGAGGACAGGTTGGCTCGTGCAACCCCTCAAAGAAAGATCATTTACCAGATGTGATTGGGTCTGAATTGTGAAAGAAGGGAAAGCAGAAGTGACGAAGAGAGAAAATAGAGGAAATTCCCAACAGAGACAAAATCAGAGGGGAAACATCTTCCTTATATAACTCTCACCAAAGCTTTattacattagcatttagcattacTGTCACTTGTAGCCACTGTACAGCAAAACCTACATACAGCAGTGCTTGTATGCTGCACATTCTTCACAGTAAACACTGTCTTGTGCTGTCAGTAATTACCATCCCCAGACAAATGCTTGTAATTTTACATATAAGATGTAGTCGCTGGTGAGATCTCTGGTTCCATGTGTTCGCAGGTATTGTCTACAAGCCTCCTGAGTACCAGGAGCGCGACTACAGCGAGGCACCCAAATTCACCACCCCCCTCAGTGACCGCGCTGCCACCGTGGGATACACCACCAAGCTGCTGTGTTCTGTTCGAGGATGCCCCAaggtcagacacacacttcTATTGTACATCTTATCAGTGTCTCTTGTCCTGTTAGCTGATAGCTAATGCTGGTGTTTGGGATTTTAAcctgtgattggttgtttggAGTGCAGGCTCTCTTTGGAAATATCTGGAATTGAgatattttccatattttaggAGATCGAATTCAATTTTCCTGATCCAGCATTTGTTATTCTATATATATAAAGAGTTTTGTTGTTACTGGGGAACCTCGATAAATCATTTGAGCGTGTGGTATACTGCTTCAAATGAGGTATTAATGTCACCGCTATAAAGATCCACTGTAGAACTGGGGCAGGGCTTACGCTGGTATGTCTATGTGAAGTTTCAGTATGTCTCTCACTGTTCTTGGCGGCTGCTGCTCTGGTTAAACATATCTTTACAGTTGTCTGGCTGACGCAGGCGGCTTAGATGGCAGGCAGTGCTGGAAATGCAGTTGATTATGCGTCCTAGCTGTCCTTGGCTTCTCTCTCCAAGGACAGCGTGCACACACCAGTGCGCTTGACATTAATCAAACAGGTTGATGTAGGTTAGGACTGCACTCAGCATGTCTCTGAAGATCCTGAATTTGACTACATGAGCAGGTCTGTCATCATAGCAATTTATTGTCCCAGACATAATAgcaataaaaaatcattttatgcCACTGATGTAATGGTAATATAATAGCATAATGATGCAGATAAGCAATAAGCTTTTGATTCTTAAGAATATGCAGATGTTGGAATGTgaaaaaaagcttcaaaataTCCATCATGGTTATGTTTTACAATTTATATTGACAGGCCTGGACAGAAGTCAGCGCAAGGACTCAAGAGAGGAGGGACTGGTACCAGTAGATATTCATGTTTCAGGGACAGCCAAGAGGGACCAGAAACATCAGTGTGAATTTCTAAAATGTGGCATGTGTTTGCAATTCCCAGAGCGACGAGTACAGCGTGTTTAGGGCTTATGCAGTGGCTCATCACCAAGTGGATGCCCGTGTTTGAGAATAAGGACCCAGTTGCTCATTCACACCCTGAAATTAAGATCTATAAACGTAGACCCTCTGTGGCTAAATGAGTCTTCTGGGGCTGTCCCTGTGGACCAGCAGGCTTTAGTTCTGCAATCAGACCAAGTGAATTGTAGcagctgtgtgaaaacaaaccCAGTGATCATGAAAAGTGAGGCACTGAATACCTCCCTCACATGGGAGACCCACATACTCGGAAGGTGTACTTAACCCACGTTTGACCCTGTAATTATGACACTGCTGTCACAGGTTAATACCTCAGTGTCGACATTTACGCTtgacttcagttcagttcaacaaTTGAATTACATTAAGTAAAATCTCATTTATCTCGCCCACTTGTGCacactcatcctctctctctcttgctgtttTATGTCTTGCTGTATATAACTTGTATAAATTGCATTATTCACACTGGGCTGTAAGTGTGTTATAGCATGTGTTTATTAAGTTCTCCTCCTTGGCTCAGAGTCTGGATCGCATTGAGAGCTGCTGAGGAGGCCTAGCAGAGAGGCATGTTGTGTGATAAGTTGTCTTGCTGTCTGATAACGAGCTGTTGTATATAGAGGCAGAGACTGTGCggagctgagagggagaagggggagAGGACAGATAAACAGGGGTGGACAAAGAAGAGACAATGATAACAAGCGTAGCCTGTTAAGTGGAGATGTTGCTGTATCGCAAAAGGCACTATTTTTGCCACCTATCCAGACTGCAGAAGTGCTATCAGTGTGGCTGCCATCCTCACACATGGATGcccaaaaacagaaacatgatgcgacagaaaagagagaaaggaagttTAAGAGATAAGAGCAGGAGAGATGAGTGAATGGATTTTCGTagtctttatttctgtcagttAAATCAGACTAAGggctctgttttcatgttggtGTTGCCTTGACTGCGTCAGTTTGGTATCTCACCATGCTCCCCGAAGTCTCACCCATGTAaatcacacagctgatgtgattGCACAGAcatgatatttttttctgtctgacagaATAAAGATTTCTGAGTGATTCTTACCAGCTCTGTAGTCCACAGTTAGCCGGCAGCCTGTAAGGCCTCACCTGCGTCCTCCCTTTAGAGTCAGCTGAAGGCAGCAGGTGTCTGTAGTCTCTAATTGGAGTGATGTTGCACACTGTCAAACCCCAAATGCACACAGCAGATCTGCTGCTTGAATTTTGCACCAGACTTGCAAAATAACAATAGAAACCTTGTGCTTATGTGCGTATTAAACGCAAATCAACAAGAGTCTGAGACAGATGCTTTGTTCACACAGTAGATCAATTAAACATTTCTCATTCAGCTTCATCCGGGGCGtttcaagaacactgtgatcatctgctgctggtttattggatatcagggaagccagctcgcttaacattttaaaagaaagctaaaaacgtATTTCTTCTCTTTAGCTTTTAGCTAGCTTTGACCTGCTGTTACAGGTCTGAAACTTTTGATTTTATGCACcctttttaatctatttttaaactagatttattattttatgcattgtcttgagttttattttcatccttattccATCTTACTATCATTATCTGGTGGGTTCCATCttattttatattcattttttatgtCCATCCTGTCTTTTCTATGTAcagcactcacttggtgcacgtgatttctttcttgtaaagcacgttgagctgcaattcctgtatgaaaggtgctatacaaatgaagttattattattagaattcaCCAAATTGTCCTTATCATATTACAAGGACAACAGCGACCCATCCTGCAATTGatgatatttcagtctggtggaccaaagtggtggaccaacctGCAGACAGTCCAACAGTGCTGTTCACAGTAGCGCCACTAGCaggatgaaaacacattatatGAATACCCTTCTTCTATAAATCATTATGCCTTTGGAGGCTGTTTGCTGACTCAAGCAAACTATGATCTCATGTGATCACAGATTTTGGACTGCCCCAGTCATGTAAAacctgcaggtgtgcaggtctGATGTCAAGAATGGTAATGCCATCACCATTGGTTGGAGGTGTTCATTTGCAACAACACCATAACACCTGCAACAGCACCTCCCTGCTGCCAAAGGCTCAGATATACAGTACTTGGTCTACTGCCGAGGATGAAATGTCCACCTCCTGGGGGATACTTAGCGGATGACATTAGTTTTCACTTGAACTAAGCTCAACAAAAACTTCCAGATGTTAAACCCTGCCCTTCCTTACCCTGGTACTTGCATAAAAATGTCAATCTTACAATGTCAAAGTAATGTCATTGACACCTGATTACACTTTTAATCATCTTTTGCAGCAGTCAGTTTGTTACTATAGATCTATGTCTGACCTTCTTTACCTTCTCTACTCATACGTCAGCCCCCAAACTCCCCAAAATAGAAGAACCGTCTATTCATAACTAACTCATAACTAAATATGTTTCACACATCAGTGAGGACGGGTTGACACAAACTTTTCTGAAATGCATCAGCTGATGTGAAATCCAATAACCAGAGTCGCCTTGCATGAAGCCAGACTGGGAGGAAATCCATGCACCAAGAGTGTCACTGAAACCCAGAGCAGTACATGCCCGAGGTCAGGAAAAAGACTTGAGTTACTCCAATTCTACCCAACTGTCACACTCAGCACAGGCTGAACTCACTGAAGAGCAGCTGGTGACAGACTGAATGTCCAGTCCACTCAAAAGTTCAGTTTGTCAGAAAACATGCgtgacacaaaacaaagagcagtTCTGATTGACAGCGTTGTTGTCATGAAAGTGTGATATTGGGGTTTGTATGCTGTTGATAGGCGAGTTTTCCattgtctctcctcctcctctcagcctaAGATCGAGTGGCTGAAGAATCAGATGGTCATCGGTAACGACCCCAAGTTTCGTCAGATCTCTAACCAGGGCATTTGCTCCCTGGAGATCCGTAAGCCCTGCAGCTTCGATGGTGGTGTGTACACCTGCAGAGCCAAAAACGCCCAGGGAGAGGCCACTGTCTCCTGCAAGCTGGAGGTCAAACGTACGTATCTGCAGACACATGAAGGATAAAGTTTTCTGTAAATACAGTTCAGATGCACTGAGACAGCTAGCTCTGTGCAAAGGTGTGTAGCACATTTTAAGTTCTGCAGTTGACAAGTTACAGCTTGTTTGTCTGATctgtacaaaacacaaaatgtaaaaacagatttaatgaGATATAACTTGTTAATTATtgaactttagaggtgctggcaggtggattttgttacctctggacagagccaggctagctgttttcccctgtttctagtctttatgctaagctaagataactggcTGCTGACCTTAGCTTGACATTTAACCTACAGTCATGAAATAtgtatcaattttctcatctaactctctgcaagaaagcaaatcagCGTATTCAATGTAGctaagtaactaagtacatgtactcaagtaCTCTGCTTAAGTGCAGTTTTTAGGTCCTTGTACTTCACTTTTTATGCTtatttatacttctactccaatACATTGTGGAAGccaatattgtactttttgacTCCACATCATTTGATTAACAACAtcagttactagttactttgcagattcaaattataaattcaaaatttaaatcaattaattaattattatataTTACGTAGATTAAGCTAACCAGCAGTATATAAAGGATTAGAAATTAGCttcacctttaccagctgcaacattagtGATGCTTATACGTAAGTGCTAACCCgtatgtacttttacttaagcaagattttgaatgcaggacttttacttgtaacagagtatttttatgcTGTGGTACTTTCACTTAAGTAACAGATCTGGCTACTCCTTCCACTGCTGAGCATCTCCCAAaaagtcaaactattcctttaaatgttgGAAATTTGTTTGAACCTGTTTTCAGTCCCAGTTGAGGTTTACAGTTTCCATGACTCCAGATTCTTACCAACCAATGTAATTATAATAATGTACCAGAACTTAACGCCATTATAAAAACATAAACTGTATATTCCTCTCCGAACAGAGATTATTCTGTCAGACGCTGACAAGGAGAAGGGCAAATAAACCAACACCCAAACCTGCAGAGGTAAGGAGTGCAGACATATCCATCCCTGTGACAGAGTTTGTTCTGTTGTCCAGTGCTTTGGACACCAAACATGTCACTAATGGGGGCACATTTCTTCACTATATATTTCCTCATGATATCCTTTAATCACACTTTTACTAACACTGCTCATCACACAGTTGTCATCAATTAATTACAACGTTCTTAACCTCACAGCATCATATGAAAACCAGTAACAACTCATTTGTCCTTCCCTCTTgccctcttcttccttcttgcGTGTGTCACCCTGcttctgctccctcctcctcactgcatCTCGTATGTTGCAAGCCCTGCTTTTGGATGTGGTAATGTGGCAAAGATTAATGTCCGTCAAATGGAAATACcgaatttcatgtttttacagcTTAAATGTTTCTATTTATACCCTCGCTGTTAGGCAGCCATATTCAGGTTTTGGTATAGGCACTTCCATTTAAGCTTTTTAAATGCTTCAGTGGTGTAGCCTTTCAAAAAGTGTCAGGGGGCTTTGCTCACAGTGTCATTTCAACTGCTGCCAAGGGAAG includes these proteins:
- the mybpha gene encoding myosin binding protein Ha isoform X6, with product MPGKPAPIKKAPAKKAAAKAPEPAAKAPEPAPEPEPAPVEAPPAEAAPAEAAPAEAVPAEAPAEAAPAPEGEAAPAAPAEDTPAAEGSAPAAPAEAEEPPKAPTPPPPAVPTSAPLDVGVEDVNDSSLTIKWTTPETIGDSGLNGYTVEYHKDGTSDWVVAQELTSANRCCIKNLTAGDLLHVRVVAVNAGGRSEPGTLAGPVPIREVADRPRIRVPRALRSRYVKQVGAQINLVFPFIGKPKPAVSWLKDGQPLDTKRVNIRNSDKDSILFIRSAQREDSGVYEMTVKVDSFEDKASLTLQIVELPGPPASMKLVDSWGFNAALEWTPPKDSGNTEITGYTIQKADRKTGEWFTVLENYHRLTATVSDLIMGNSYCFRVFAQNQVGTSESCAVTKEVATIQKTGIVYKPPEYQERDYSEAPKFTTPLSDRAATVGYTTKLLCSVRGCPKPKIEWLKNQMVIGNDPKFRQISNQGICSLEIRKPCSFDGGVYTCRAKNAQGEATVSCKLEVKQV
- the mybpha gene encoding myosin binding protein Ha isoform X1: MPGKPAPIKKAPAKKAAAKAPEPAAKAPEPAPEPEPAPVEAPPAEAAPAEAAPAEAVPAEAPAEAAPAPEGEAAPAAPAEDTPAAEGSAPAGATAIEEGADSTAPAEAAAPAAEDGAAAPAADAPPDAAPAEAEEPPKAPTPPPPAVPTSAPLDVGVEDVNDSSLTIKWTTPETIGDSGLNGYTVEYHKDGTSDWVVAQELTSANRCCIKNLTAGDLLHVRVVAVNAGGRSEPGTLAGPVPIREVADRPRIRVPRALRSRYVKQVGAQINLVFPFIGKPKPAVSWLKDGQPLDTKRVNIRNSDKDSILFIRSAQREDSGVYEMTVKVDSFEDKASLTLQIVELPGPPASMKLVDSWGFNAALEWTPPKDSGNTEITGYTIQKADRKTGEWFTVLENYHRLTATVSDLIMGNSYCFRVFAQNQVGTSESCAVTKEVATIQKTGIVYKPPEYQERDYSEAPKFTTPLSDRAATVGYTTKLLCSVRGCPKPKIEWLKNQMVIGNDPKFRQISNQGICSLEIRKPCSFDGGVYTCRAKNAQGEATVSCKLEVKQIILSDADKEKGK
- the mybpha gene encoding myosin binding protein Ha isoform X5; this translates as MPGKPAPIKKAPAKKAAAKAPEPAAKAPEPAPEPEPAPVEAPPAEAAPAEAAPAEAVPAEAPAEAAPAPEGEAAPAAPAEDTPAAEGSAPGADSTAPAEAAPAEAEEPPKAPTPPPPPPSVPTSAPLDVGVEDVNDSSLTIKWTTPETIGDSGLNGYTVEYHKDGTSDWVVAQELTSANRCCIKNLTAGDLLHVRVVAVNAGGRSEPGTLAGPVPIREVADRPRIRVPRALRSRYVKQVGAQINLVFPFIGKPKPAVSWLKDGQPLDTKRVNIRNSDKDSILFIRSAQREDSGVYEMTVKVDSFEDKASLTLQIVELPGPPASMKLVDSWGFNAALEWTPPKDSGNTEITGYTIQKADRKTGEWFTVLENYHRLTATVSDLIMGNSYCFRVFAQNQVGTSESCAVTKEVATIQKTGIVYKPPEYQERDYSEAPKFTTPLSDRAATVGYTTKLLCSVRGCPKPKIEWLKNQMVIGNDPKFRQISNQGICSLEIRKPCSFDGGVYTCRAKNAQGEATVSCKLEVKQIILSDADKEKGK
- the mybpha gene encoding myosin binding protein Ha isoform X7; this translates as MPGKPAPIKKAPAKKAAAKAPEPAAKAPEPAPEPEPAPVEAPPAEAAPAEAAPAEAVPAEAPAEAAPAPEGEAAPAAPAEDTPAAEGSAPVPTSAPLDVGVEDVNDSSLTIKWTTPETIGDSGLNGYTVEYHKDGTSDWVVAQELTSANRCCIKNLTAGDLLHVRVVAVNAGGRSEPGTLAGPVPIREVADRPRIRVPRALRSRYVKQVGAQINLVFPFIGKPKPAVSWLKDGQPLDTKRVNIRNSDKDSILFIRSAQREDSGVYEMTVKVDSFEDKASLTLQIVELPGPPASMKLVDSWGFNAALEWTPPKDSGNTEITGYTIQKADRKTGEWFTVLENYHRLTATVSDLIMGNSYCFRVFAQNQVGTSESCAVTKEVATIQKTGIVYKPPEYQERDYSEAPKFTTPLSDRAATVGYTTKLLCSVRGCPKPKIEWLKNQMVIGNDPKFRQISNQGICSLEIRKPCSFDGGVYTCRAKNAQGEATVSCKLEVKQIILSDADKEKGK
- the mybpha gene encoding myosin binding protein Ha isoform X8; translation: MPGKPAPIKKAPAKKAAAKAPEPAAKAPEPAPEPEPAPVEAPPAEAAPAEAAPAEAVPAEAPAEAAPAPEGEAAPAAPAEDTPAAEGSAPAEEPPKAPTPPPPAVPTSAPLDVGVEDVNDSSLTIKWTTPETIGDSGLNGYTVEYHKDGTSDWVVAQELTSANRCCIKNLTAGDLLHVRVVAVNAGGRSEPGTLAGPVPIREVADRPRIRVPRALRSRYVKQVGAQINLVFPFIGKPKPAVSWLKDGQPLDTKRVNIRNSDKDSILFIRSAQREDSGVYEMTVKVDSFEDKASLTLQIVELPGPPASMKLVDSWGFNAALEWTPPKDSGNTEITGYTIQKADRKTGEWFTVLENYHRLTATVSDLIMGNSYCFRVFAQNQVGTSESCAVTKEVATIQKTGIVYKPPEYQERDYSEAPKFTTPLSDRAATVGYTTKLLCSVRGCPKPKIEWLKNQMVIGNDPKFRQISNQGICSLEIRKPCSFDGGVYTCRAKNAQGEATVSCKLEVKQV
- the mybpha gene encoding myosin binding protein Ha isoform X2, coding for MPGKPAPIKKAPAKKAAAKAPEPAAKAPEPAPEPEPAPVEAPPAEAAPAEAAPAEAVPAEAPAEAAPAPEGEAAPAAPAEDTPAAEGSAPAAAPAAEDGAAAPAADAPPDAAPAEAEEPPKAPTPPPPAVPTSAPLDVGVEDVNDSSLTIKWTTPETIGDSGLNGYTVEYHKDGTSDWVVAQELTSANRCCIKNLTAGDLLHVRVVAVNAGGRSEPGTLAGPVPIREVADRPRIRVPRALRSRYVKQVGAQINLVFPFIGKPKPAVSWLKDGQPLDTKRVNIRNSDKDSILFIRSAQREDSGVYEMTVKVDSFEDKASLTLQIVELPGPPASMKLVDSWGFNAALEWTPPKDSGNTEITGYTIQKADRKTGEWFTVLENYHRLTATVSDLIMGNSYCFRVFAQNQVGTSESCAVTKEVATIQKTGIVYKPPEYQERDYSEAPKFTTPLSDRAATVGYTTKLLCSVRGCPKPKIEWLKNQMVIGNDPKFRQISNQGICSLEIRKPCSFDGGVYTCRAKNAQGEATVSCKLEVKQIILSDADKEKGK
- the mybpha gene encoding myosin binding protein Ha isoform X3 — its product is MPGKPAPIKKAPAKKAAAKAPEPAAKAPEPAPEPEPAPVEAPPAEAAPAEAAPAEAVPAEAPAEAAPAPEGEAAPAAPAEDTPAAEGSAPAAPAEAEEPPKAPTPPPPAVPTSAPLDVGVEDVNDSSLTIKWTTPETIGDSGLNGYTVEYHKDGTSDWVVAQELTSANRCCIKNLTAGDLLHVRVVAVNAGGRSEPGTLAGPVPIREVADRPRIRVPRALRSRYVKQVGAQINLVFPFIGKPKPAVSWLKDGQPLDTKRVNIRNSDKDSILFIRSAQREDSGVYEMTVKVDSFEDKASLTLQIVELPGPPASMKLVDSWGFNAALEWTPPKDSGNTEITGYTIQKADRKTGEWFTVLENYHRLTATVSDLIMGNSYCFRVFAQNQVGTSESCAVTKEVATIQKTGIVYKPPEYQERDYSEAPKFTTPLSDRAATVGYTTKLLCSVRGCPKPKIEWLKNQMVIGNDPKFRQISNQGICSLEIRKPCSFDGGVYTCRAKNAQGEATVSCKLEVKQIILSDADKEKGK
- the mybpha gene encoding myosin binding protein Ha isoform X4, which codes for MPGKPAPIKKAPAKKAAAKAPEPAAKAPEPAPEPEPAPVEAPPAEAAPAEAAPAEAVPAEAPAEAAPAPEGEAAPAAPAEDTPAAEGSAPAAPAEAEEPPKAPTPPPPPPSVPTSAPLDVGVEDVNDSSLTIKWTTPETIGDSGLNGYTVEYHKDGTSDWVVAQELTSANRCCIKNLTAGDLLHVRVVAVNAGGRSEPGTLAGPVPIREVADRPRIRVPRALRSRYVKQVGAQINLVFPFIGKPKPAVSWLKDGQPLDTKRVNIRNSDKDSILFIRSAQREDSGVYEMTVKVDSFEDKASLTLQIVELPGPPASMKLVDSWGFNAALEWTPPKDSGNTEITGYTIQKADRKTGEWFTVLENYHRLTATVSDLIMGNSYCFRVFAQNQVGTSESCAVTKEVATIQKTGIVYKPPEYQERDYSEAPKFTTPLSDRAATVGYTTKLLCSVRGCPKPKIEWLKNQMVIGNDPKFRQISNQGICSLEIRKPCSFDGGVYTCRAKNAQGEATVSCKLEVKQIILSDADKEKGK